The genomic stretch CCAAAAGCCTACAGGTGTATTTCATGCTATGCCCATTTCGAGGGGAAACTCGGTTTTTAAATCCAGATGGATAAAAGACTTTGGAGACTTTTATGGAAGGAATATGTTTTTGGCAGAAACATCGGCAACCACTGGTGGATTGGATTCATTGCTTCAACCAACTGGCCCGCTTAAAAAAGCGCAGGAAATGGCGAGTGATGCCTATGGGTCTAAACGTACTTTTTTTGTTACCAATGGTACTTCTACCGCCAATAAAATAGTGATGCAGGCGCTGGTAAAGCCTGGTGATGTAGTGATGATTGATCGCGATTGTCATAAATCACATCATTACGGATTGGTGCTTTCGGGTGCTTTTCCGGTGTACCTGGATTCATACCCTATCGAAGAATACTCCATGTATGGAGCTGTTCCGCTTGAGGAAATAAAAGAAAAGCTTCTAAAACTGAAAGCTGCAGGAAGGCTGGATAAGGTAAAAATGCTGCTGCTTACCAATTGCACCTTTGATGGATTGGTGTATAATGTGCAGCGAGTGATGGAGCAGGTTTTGGCTATAAAGCCGGATATGATATTTCTTTGGGATGAAGCCTGGTTTGCCTTTGCGGGATTTTCTTACCTGTATAAGCAACGTACGGGTATGTTTGTGGCCAGAAACCTTTACCGAAAATATAATAGCGATAAGTATAAAAGGTTTTACAAGCAATACATTAAGGATTTGCCGGAAGGTGAATGCTCACTTTACCCTGATCCCGACAAAGTGAAAATTCGGGTGTATTCTACTCAAAGCACCCATAAAACACTGAGTAGTTTCCGTCAGGGTTCGATGATTCATATTTGGGATGAAGATTTTAAAAGGAAAAGTGAAAGCACCTTTTTGGAGGCCTACATGACGCACACTTCCACATCTCCAAATTACCAAATGCTGGCATCGCTTGACATCGGCAGGAGGCAGGTGCAGTTTGAAGGCTTTGAGCTGGTGGAGAAAAGCTTGGAACTGGCGATGGTGCTTCGGGCGAAGATTAATGATACCCCAGAACTACATAAGTATTTTGAGGTGCTTACTATACAGGATTTCATACCTGAGAAGCATCGCGAAACCGGAATTAAGGAATATTACGATAAGGAACTTGGGTGGAGTAGAATTGAAGAGGCCTGGGAGAAAGATGAATTCATTCTTGATCCTACCAAAATCACTTTGAATATTGGGAAGACTGGGGTTGATGGAGATACTTTCAAGAATAAGTATTTGATGGATAAGTTTAATATTCAGATTAATAAAACCTCCAGAAATACTGTGCTTTTTATGACCAATATTGGTACCACCAGAGGGAGTGTTACTTATCTGGTGAACTCTCTTCTGAAAATAGCCGCGGCATTAGATGAGGATATAAAAGCATTGAGTGGTGCAGAGGTGAAAATACGTGATGCACGAATTCATTCACTTACTTGTGAGGTACCGCCCCTGCCGGATTTTAGTCATTTTCATGAATCTTTTCAAGCTGTGCCTGGTGTGCCTGGTGGTAATTTGCGCGAAGCTTATTTCTTAGTTTATAATGAAGAAAACTACGAATATATACCGCTAGATGAGTGCTTAGAAGCTATGGCCTTGAATCAAGTTTTGGTGGCGTCTTCATTTGTCATTCCCTACCCACCAGGATTTCCTGTGTTGGTGCCAGGCCAGGTGGTAAGTGTAGAAATAATCAAGTTTTTGCTGGCTTTAGATGTATCTGAAATTCATGGGTATCGAGCAGATTTAGGCCTTAGGGTATTTAAGCAAAGTGTACTCGATCGTCATAAAACCACCACATCAATTGGTATGAAGCAAACCAAAGGAACCTATAAACCGAAATAAAAAATCAAATCGTACAAGATGAGTAAGAAGAAGACTTCCACAAAACCGCTAAAAGGTATATCGGACATAAGAAGGTATTTTCATAAAAATGAGGTGCCACTATATTTTATAAGTGCCACCAACTTCAACTTGCTTGGCGCGGATGAGTGGATAAAAGGTTTTAAATACATCACCTATATCGAGTGCTTTGATGGTCTGCACCCAAACGTGTTTTCACCAAAAGAGGAAATTCCACATGACGACTTTGAAAGTATTGAAGACATCAACAATTATATGCTTCAGCACCCCGAGGTGCAGGATTACTTGAAAACAAGAAGTAAGGATGGTAAGGCTGGCAAAGCCATGTTTTTAATGTTTGATGAAAAAACGGAGGATTTAGCGGATAAATTGGGATTGGAAATTATGTTTCCACCAGCCAAGATGCGAACCTTTATGGACAATAAGGTAAATACAAATCGACTGGCCGAAAAGGCTGGAGTGGCTTGTGTACCTTATGTTTTGTCCAATGTAAAAGATTATGAACACCTATGTGAGGTTTCCAAACATTTAGGAACCGACCTTGTAATTCAAACTCCTTTTGGTGATTCTGGACACACTACTTTTTTCATTACAAATGAAGAAGAATTTGAAAAGCATGAGGAGGAAATTGTTGCTGAAGATGAGGTGAAAATCATGAAGCGCATCAACTGTAAAGGTGCTGCTATTGAAGCTTGTGTTACAAGACACGGAACCATTGTAGCCCCCTTGATGACGGAGTTGGTAGGTTTTAAAGATTTGACTCCATACAAAGGCGGCTGGTGTGGAAACGAGATTTATCCAAATGCCTTTACAAACACCATTCGCCATAAGGCAAGAAAGTATACAAGGCTGTTTGGTGACCAACTGAGAGAGGAAGGTTACAAAGGATATTTTGAGCTTGACTTTTTAATTGATCAGGATAATGGCGAGGTATATTTGGGTGAATTAAACCCGAGGGTAACTGGGGCGAGCTCTATTACCAACCATGCGGTTTTTGCTTTGGCAGATGCGCCATTGTTCGTGTTTCACATTTTAGAGTGGATGGACATTGACTACGAGCTAAGCATTAAAAGCTTGAATGCCCGTTGGGGGAAACAGGAAAACATTGATGGCTGGAGCCAATTAATTATTAAGCACACCGAGGATACCATTGAATATGTAAGTAGTGCTCCGAGGTCTGGAATTTGGAGGATGTTTGATAACGGTCACATTCGTTTTGATAGGATGGACACACACAGGCGTGCCGTGGAAAGCGAGAGTGAAGCCTTCTTTTTGCGCATAACGCGCCAAGGGGATTATTTGTACGAAGGTGCGGATATGGGGATTTTGGTATCGCGAGGCCGTATGATGACGGACGATTTCGAGCTGGTTCCACGTGCCAAAGATTGGATAAAAGGTATTCGTGCTCAGTATGTGAGTGAGCTTATAAAAGACAAAAGGAAAAAAGGGAACCTAAGTGGAACCTTAACAAAATAGCAAGAAAACATTATGGAATTTAAAAGTATTAATCCCTACAATGGAGAAGAAGTAGGGACATACACAGGCTTGTCCGATACTGCTTTGGATGCCAAATTAAAATTAGCAAAAGAGGCCTTCACTAAATGGAAAAAAGTACCATTGGAAGAGCGAGCCAAATTGATGTCAAAGGCTGGGGAAGTGCTAAAGGAAAACGTAGAGAAATACGCTAAAATGATTACGCTGGAAATGGGTAAACCTATTTCCGAATCAAGGGGCGAGGTAAATAAATGCGCTTGGGTGTGCGAGTATTATGCTGAAAATGCCCAGGAGTTTTTGAAAGATGAGGTGATTGAAACGGATGCTCAAAAAAGCTTTGTAAGACATGACCCGATAGGGGCTGTGTTTGCTGTAATGCCATGGAATTTTCCCTTTTGGCAGGTATTTAGGTTTGCTGCTCCAACCCTCACAGCTGGAAACGTAGGCCTACTCAAACATGCTGCAAATGTATTTGGCAGTGCCGAAATGATTGAAGAGGTTTTTACCAAAGCCGGTTTCCCTGAAGGTGTGTTTCAGAATTTGATTATTCATCACGACAAAACTGATAAGATTGTAAAGGATGATATTGTAAAAGCAATTACCCTTACGGGAAGTGGGCGTGCGGGCTCAGCTGTAGCCGAAATTGCTGGCCGTAACTTGAAGAAGTCTTTGCTTGAACTTGGAGGTAGTAATGCTTTTATCGTTTGGGAGGATGCGGATATTGATAAGGTTGTAAAAACTGCTATTACCGCTCGTATGATGAACTGTGGGCAAAGTTGTATTGCAGCCAAACGTTTCATTTTATTAGAAGGAATTTATGACGAGTTTGTGGAGAAGTTTACGGTTTCTGTAAAAGACCTTAAGGATGGTGATCCGCTAAATGAAGATACCAAAATTGGCCCCATGGCACGTAAGGATTTGGCGGATGAACTGAACCGCCAGGTTAATGAATCAGTGGCTTTAGGGGCGGAATTACTACATGGTGGAAATCAAAAAGAATGTTATCATGAGCCTACAGTTCTTGGTAATGTTACTCCTGAGATGCCGGCATTCAAAGAAGAGACTTTTGGGCCATTGGCCACCATGATAAAAGCTAAAAGCATAGAGCATGCGTTTGAGCTTTCTGAGCAGTCAGATTTTGGTTTGGGCGTTACAGTATGTACTGAAGATATTGAGAAGGCCTTAAGCATGGCAGGAGAGGTGAGCGATGGAGCTTACTTTGTAAATGAACTTGTAAAATCGGATCCTAGATTGCCGTTTGGAGGAACTAAAAACTCAGGTTTTGGACGTGAGCTTGCCAAAGATGGAATGATGGAATTTGTAAACCGTAAGACTGTCTATGTGAAATAGATAGAAGTAAGATATATAAAAACGACAAAGCCCGCAAGGAAGATTCTTTGCGGGCTTTGTCGTTGATAATTATAAAAAAATCCTAGGCTTATATCTGAGCCTTGTCAAAACTTGAGTTGAACTCTTTGCCCTCAAGTTGTGCTTTTTTCACAACTCTAAAATAATAAAGAGGCCCTCCAATTGGAACAAAAATGATTACATAAGCCCATCGGGTTTTTGTATCAGGATTTTTGTAAAGTGAATAAGCCAAGTCTAAAAGTGCCCATATAAGAAGCGAAATGGCGAGTACAATAATTGCACTGGTGATTGATTCGATCATAGTAATTCCCCTGTTTTTAATTGTTAAGCTTCATGAGCTTGAGCCGACTGTAGGTGGTTAATCTACAGGTGTGGTTTTGTCTATCAAGTATAGAAATTTTTGGTGAGTGCTGCAAGCCCTCTATAGAATAAAATACCTGAAATCAGGTAGGTAGGTGAATTCTGACTACTTTTGAAACATGCCTTCTAAGAGTATAAAAAAGGTACTCAGCTTTTTATGGCCAATTATATCAAAGGTTGAATCTCAATACAATGGTACTTTAGAGATCTCCTGGTATAATGGTAGAAAGATGCTGAATAGTAAAAATGCTAATTATTCCTACGGGAAGTTGCAGAAAGTATTGGTTTTTGGTTTGTCCAAAATGACGTTTAGTAAACAAGCTCCTGTTCTAATTTTGGGATTGGGTGGTGGTAGTATTATTAGACCCTTGCGAAATAGGTTTGGTTGTACAGGAAAGATTACTGCCGTTGAATGTGATGAAGTAGTCTTTAAACTATCAGAAACGGAATTTGATATAAGTAAGAGTGGGAACGTAAATAAAGTTTTAGCTGATGCATTTACTTATGTGGAAAATTGCAATGAAACTTATGGGTTAATAATTGTCGACCTGTTTGTGGACAATATAGTTCCTGTAGCTTTTTATAGCATCCCGTTTTGGGAGAATCTATTGGCGATAACTCAGCAAGGAGGGAGTATACTTTTTAATGCAGGTTTATACATAAGAGGTGATTCATCCATTCTGAAGGTTGCAAGCTTTCTTAATGAAAAGGCTAAAGTCATCATACTTGAAAATGTGGAAGATGCCAACACACTTGTTCTAGCACGGTTTGAATAAATACAAAGTCACGACACACTTCGATTTTCTTTTTTTTATCGCAATTTTCAGAGTTCGCAGGTTGACTTATTAATTGCTTAGACATGCTGGTCAATAAGAATATGGTTTCCATCGGGATCGGTCATTACTATGCTTGCAGGCCCAGTGGTAGATGTGTCTGCTTCCCTTTGTAGCTCTACACCTTTATCTTTTAGGTGCTTTTGTATATCGCGCACATCATCAAATGATTCTAGTTTATTTGCACTCTCATCCCAGCCTGGGTTGAAGGTGAGAATGTTGTTTTCAAACATTCCTTGAAAAAGGCCTACAAGTGAGTTACCATTTTTCATGATGAGATAATTTCTTTCTATGTCTCCAGCAAATCTTTCAAACCCTAACTTTTCATAGAATTCCTTTGACGCATTGAGATCTTTTACCGCTAGACTAATGGAAAATGCTCCTAATTTCATAGTGTGATTTTTTGGGTTACTTATTTTAGAATCAACCTTTCTACAAGGCTTGCTCGCTGATTTTCTACTTTTAGGATATATACTCCTTTTGGAAGTTTATCCAACTTTATTCTGGTTTCACTAGTTCCGATGAACTTGGCAAAATATACTTCAGCCCCTTGTGCGCTAACAACTGTAATTTCTCCTTCATTCAACTGAGGGTGTAATATTACTACTTCGCCTTCTGAAGGGTTTGGAAAGATTTTTATGGAGGAACTTTCTGCTTCCAAAAGGCCAATCCCATCAAGGCTGAAACATGCTGAGCTGTCGGTACATCCACTAAAAGAAACTTGTACGGCATAGCTACCATTTGGATCTGGGGGAGTGAGGGTTTGCTTAGTTCCACCAACTACCAACTTATAATTATCGTTACAATCCATCCATCGGTACGATCCATTATTTTGATCTGCCTTCATGGTACTGCTAGTCACTGTCACCCCCACATTTAGTTTTTTGATGGTTAGGGTTGTTTCTATTACGGAGTCACAGCCATAAATGTTTTGCAAAGTATCTTGGTATACACCCGTAGAGTCATATATGTTTCCATTTGGTCCACGATAATCGTTGCATCCTGAGGCAGTAACTGCAACAAAGTTCGAACCTGGTGTGATTCCTGATCCAGCAACCCAATTGGAAGATGAGCCAGTTAGAGCAAATGAGTTTAAGGTTCCATTGTTGTTATTGTTTGAAAAATCCACAGTTGTAGTTTTCCCCCCATTGTTTCCAGAAGCTATTCCTTCATTTAACCTATAGCAAGCCACTAATCCTGGAGCTACACTGCAAAGTTCTCCATTCATACTATTGAGTATTTCGGTTCTGCTTCTTGCAACGTTCCATACGCGGGCTTCATCAATGCTGCCAATAAAAGTTCGATTACTGGATGCATCACTCCAATTGCCGATGGTAAGGTTTTGTGACGCGCTGGTAAATGAAAAGTTAGCAGCCATGGAATCTACCAAAATGCCATTTACATAAAGTCTCATTTTGCTGCCATCATAAGTGCCGGCTACGTGCTGCCACGTGTTTAAGGTAAGTACATTGTTTGTTGTAGTTTTTTCATGCCAGCTACCATTGCCAATGTTGAAGTTTAACTTACCTCCATTTCCACATCGTAGCATGTACCCATAATCGGGGTTGTTATTTTCTTTGTTAATAATGTTGCCTTGAAAAACATTGGGCTGCCAGCCTGTGGGATAAATCCAAGCCTCGAGAGTAATGCTATTACCCGAAATCTGCGTACTTATTCCGTTTCCACAACTCACACGATCATCCACACCGTCAAAGTTTAAAGCATTTTGGCCAATGGATAAGGTGCTAAATAGGCTAGCGATAAACGCGAAATATATTCGTTTCATGGGCTGAGGATTTGCTGAGTGCATAGGTTTAGTTTAATATCAGCAAATTACGAATTTCTTAAAATTGTAAAATCTGGTTTAGTCTTAGCTACTGTACTCTCTAATCTCAAAAAGATGTCTATCAGGATCAAGGAAAAAGCAGCGTGTTTCTGCACCATTGGTAGAAGGCGGAGTGATAAACTTTGCGCCACGAGCCTTTAAGAGTTCATAGGAATTTTGGCAATCTTT from Owenweeksia hongkongensis DSM 17368 encodes the following:
- a CDS encoding biotin carboxylase translates to MSKKKTSTKPLKGISDIRRYFHKNEVPLYFISATNFNLLGADEWIKGFKYITYIECFDGLHPNVFSPKEEIPHDDFESIEDINNYMLQHPEVQDYLKTRSKDGKAGKAMFLMFDEKTEDLADKLGLEIMFPPAKMRTFMDNKVNTNRLAEKAGVACVPYVLSNVKDYEHLCEVSKHLGTDLVIQTPFGDSGHTTFFITNEEEFEKHEEEIVAEDEVKIMKRINCKGAAIEACVTRHGTIVAPLMTELVGFKDLTPYKGGWCGNEIYPNAFTNTIRHKARKYTRLFGDQLREEGYKGYFELDFLIDQDNGEVYLGELNPRVTGASSITNHAVFALADAPLFVFHILEWMDIDYELSIKSLNARWGKQENIDGWSQLIIKHTEDTIEYVSSAPRSGIWRMFDNGHIRFDRMDTHRRAVESESEAFFLRITRQGDYLYEGADMGILVSRGRMMTDDFELVPRAKDWIKGIRAQYVSELIKDKRKKGNLSGTLTK
- a CDS encoding VOC family protein, giving the protein MKLGAFSISLAVKDLNASKEFYEKLGFERFAGDIERNYLIMKNGNSLVGLFQGMFENNILTFNPGWDESANKLESFDDVRDIQKHLKDKGVELQREADTSTTGPASIVMTDPDGNHILIDQHV
- a CDS encoding spermidine synthase, with amino-acid sequence MLNSKNANYSYGKLQKVLVFGLSKMTFSKQAPVLILGLGGGSIIRPLRNRFGCTGKITAVECDEVVFKLSETEFDISKSGNVNKVLADAFTYVENCNETYGLIIVDLFVDNIVPVAFYSIPFWENLLAITQQGGSILFNAGLYIRGDSSILKVASFLNEKAKVIILENVEDANTLVLARFE
- a CDS encoding PLDc N-terminal domain-containing protein, which translates into the protein MIESITSAIIVLAISLLIWALLDLAYSLYKNPDTKTRWAYVIIFVPIGGPLYYFRVVKKAQLEGKEFNSSFDKAQI
- a CDS encoding aminotransferase class I/II-fold pyridoxal phosphate-dependent enzyme, with the translated sequence MTKKKQISAPYYNIGQLRVDFWTGLKNETTELARCNNGSANQKSHIKEVKEYLRKLESVESFFAFPGFHRMKSFSQQLEDGRYGELARNVAEDVKQLVSDSYRGNPRFLEEDLLNEQTQHATGNQGVSKTYFEVLFVEEMTEQEELDLRVDMAQLRNPNDQFTYGVVVKRSFQDALIALLFNFNIQAVVVRYAPSYYSKGIEPEVKPYIEYVKKLDFSSRPEYELGPILGRLIRQFRPELDAYYVTDTSLGNLKDKTISAFNRIFYRKEDLQEIHLTIMRGIEERYEAPFFSALKKYSQKPTGVFHAMPISRGNSVFKSRWIKDFGDFYGRNMFLAETSATTGGLDSLLQPTGPLKKAQEMASDAYGSKRTFFVTNGTSTANKIVMQALVKPGDVVMIDRDCHKSHHYGLVLSGAFPVYLDSYPIEEYSMYGAVPLEEIKEKLLKLKAAGRLDKVKMLLLTNCTFDGLVYNVQRVMEQVLAIKPDMIFLWDEAWFAFAGFSYLYKQRTGMFVARNLYRKYNSDKYKRFYKQYIKDLPEGECSLYPDPDKVKIRVYSTQSTHKTLSSFRQGSMIHIWDEDFKRKSESTFLEAYMTHTSTSPNYQMLASLDIGRRQVQFEGFELVEKSLELAMVLRAKINDTPELHKYFEVLTIQDFIPEKHRETGIKEYYDKELGWSRIEEAWEKDEFILDPTKITLNIGKTGVDGDTFKNKYLMDKFNIQINKTSRNTVLFMTNIGTTRGSVTYLVNSLLKIAAALDEDIKALSGAEVKIRDARIHSLTCEVPPLPDFSHFHESFQAVPGVPGGNLREAYFLVYNEENYEYIPLDECLEAMALNQVLVASSFVIPYPPGFPVLVPGQVVSVEIIKFLLALDVSEIHGYRADLGLRVFKQSVLDRHKTTTSIGMKQTKGTYKPK
- a CDS encoding LamG-like jellyroll fold domain-containing protein is translated as MKRIYFAFIASLFSTLSIGQNALNFDGVDDRVSCGNGISTQISGNSITLEAWIYPTGWQPNVFQGNIINKENNNPDYGYMLRCGNGGKLNFNIGNGSWHEKTTTNNVLTLNTWQHVAGTYDGSKMRLYVNGILVDSMAANFSFTSASQNLTIGNWSDASSNRTFIGSIDEARVWNVARSRTEILNSMNGELCSVAPGLVACYRLNEGIASGNNGGKTTTVDFSNNNNNGTLNSFALTGSSSNWVAGSGITPGSNFVAVTASGCNDYRGPNGNIYDSTGVYQDTLQNIYGCDSVIETTLTIKKLNVGVTVTSSTMKADQNNGSYRWMDCNDNYKLVVGGTKQTLTPPDPNGSYAVQVSFSGCTDSSACFSLDGIGLLEAESSSIKIFPNPSEGEVVILHPQLNEGEITVVSAQGAEVYFAKFIGTSETRIKLDKLPKGVYILKVENQRASLVERLILK
- a CDS encoding VOC family protein — protein: MRRRFNRIGVFRKLDLLVTKGGSTVDKPNTEFLPPIDKNKVSHAFTIRVKDCQNSYELLKARGAKFITPPSTNGAETRCFFLDPDRHLFEIREYSS
- a CDS encoding NAD-dependent succinate-semialdehyde dehydrogenase, whose amino-acid sequence is MEFKSINPYNGEEVGTYTGLSDTALDAKLKLAKEAFTKWKKVPLEERAKLMSKAGEVLKENVEKYAKMITLEMGKPISESRGEVNKCAWVCEYYAENAQEFLKDEVIETDAQKSFVRHDPIGAVFAVMPWNFPFWQVFRFAAPTLTAGNVGLLKHAANVFGSAEMIEEVFTKAGFPEGVFQNLIIHHDKTDKIVKDDIVKAITLTGSGRAGSAVAEIAGRNLKKSLLELGGSNAFIVWEDADIDKVVKTAITARMMNCGQSCIAAKRFILLEGIYDEFVEKFTVSVKDLKDGDPLNEDTKIGPMARKDLADELNRQVNESVALGAELLHGGNQKECYHEPTVLGNVTPEMPAFKEETFGPLATMIKAKSIEHAFELSEQSDFGLGVTVCTEDIEKALSMAGEVSDGAYFVNELVKSDPRLPFGGTKNSGFGRELAKDGMMEFVNRKTVYVK